A stretch of Candidatus Neomarinimicrobiota bacterium DNA encodes these proteins:
- a CDS encoding xanthine dehydrogenase family protein, with protein sequence MNSPKTGIGARLQRIDARGKTTGETKFLTDIKVDNMLHAAPVFSHVASGHLLGIDTVVVENDPDFIAFFSAKDIPGENQVGVILEDQPLMADDVVRYIGDSVGILVARTAESAQRLSRLVMINIEPSPPIFSINDSRDAADNFIHETNLACKHQVKRGDPDSAFKEADHIIEARFETPFQEHYYLEPQACIAQVTPEGGIDILGSIQCPFYVQKAVSKALAIPFAKIRVEQAPTGGAFGGKEDIPSETCTRAALAALILKRPIKMVYDRTTDVQLTSKRHPFQMHYKVGVSNSGKLLAAEILLEENAGAYATLSSVVSYRSAMQAMGPYVIDNISVESKSYYTNLPPTGAFRGFGSPQAAFGHERMMDVIATELNIDPIEIRLQNILKVNTQTLTGHLLKSSVGAEETLHTAAEASDWTNREFENDARWKTGYGVSLIHYGNCLGAAGWFMDGSGVKIKLHRDGSISVAFGLVEMGQGALTIVQQMTAEALGVEPSRITVLPTDTDQVPDSGPSVASRNVVMTGNAIRDAARKLLPILKEAAAELMQCDLKEIGIENGLVSNVRNKEILSFSELTNYLYLSNRPMDVLGWWHVPELEYDPAMGVGEAYFTYSYATQIARVKVDTLTGVVKVVKIWASHDVGRAINPAGLEAQIEGGTVQGIGWALTEDFIVDEGRVLTDNLTTYLLPTAMDVGEIESILVEAPEPEGPWGAKGIGEPAIIPTAAAIANAVSNALGKSVTHIPIKPEYILEMVGD encoded by the coding sequence GTGAACTCTCCCAAAACAGGAATAGGTGCCAGACTCCAACGCATTGATGCTCGTGGTAAGACTACTGGTGAAACCAAGTTTCTGACTGATATCAAAGTGGATAATATGCTACATGCAGCACCCGTTTTCTCGCATGTTGCCTCTGGACATCTGCTGGGAATTGATACTGTCGTGGTTGAGAATGACCCTGACTTTATTGCCTTTTTCTCTGCAAAGGATATCCCTGGTGAAAATCAGGTCGGTGTCATTCTGGAAGATCAACCGCTTATGGCCGATGACGTGGTTAGATACATTGGCGACAGTGTCGGTATACTCGTTGCCAGGACAGCTGAATCAGCCCAACGTTTATCCAGGTTGGTGATGATAAACATTGAACCCTCCCCTCCCATTTTCTCAATCAATGATAGCCGGGATGCAGCTGATAATTTTATACATGAAACCAATCTTGCCTGTAAGCATCAGGTAAAACGGGGAGATCCTGATAGTGCTTTTAAAGAGGCGGATCACATCATCGAGGCTCGTTTTGAAACACCCTTTCAGGAGCACTATTATCTTGAACCTCAGGCCTGCATCGCCCAGGTGACACCTGAAGGCGGAATTGACATTCTGGGATCCATCCAGTGCCCCTTCTATGTTCAAAAAGCGGTTTCCAAAGCTCTCGCCATTCCCTTTGCCAAGATACGAGTGGAACAAGCGCCCACGGGAGGTGCATTCGGAGGCAAGGAGGATATTCCCTCTGAAACCTGTACTCGAGCAGCCCTGGCAGCCCTTATTCTCAAGCGCCCCATCAAAATGGTATATGATCGAACCACAGATGTTCAACTTACCAGCAAGCGCCACCCTTTTCAAATGCACTACAAAGTCGGTGTCTCTAACTCCGGGAAACTGCTTGCCGCAGAAATACTCCTGGAGGAAAATGCTGGAGCGTACGCCACCCTGTCATCCGTAGTCTCTTATCGGTCAGCCATGCAGGCCATGGGTCCGTATGTCATTGATAATATCTCAGTCGAATCTAAATCCTATTACACCAATCTGCCTCCCACTGGAGCGTTTCGTGGTTTTGGGTCACCCCAGGCAGCCTTCGGTCATGAACGCATGATGGATGTCATTGCAACGGAGCTGAATATTGACCCAATTGAAATACGCCTACAAAATATTTTGAAAGTTAATACTCAAACCCTCACAGGCCACCTCCTGAAAAGCAGCGTAGGTGCGGAAGAAACACTTCATACAGCTGCCGAGGCTAGCGATTGGACAAATCGGGAATTTGAAAATGATGCCCGCTGGAAAACAGGCTATGGGGTCTCTCTCATTCACTATGGCAATTGTCTCGGTGCGGCCGGTTGGTTTATGGATGGTAGTGGAGTTAAAATAAAACTACACCGTGATGGGTCTATTTCAGTGGCATTTGGTCTTGTTGAAATGGGACAGGGAGCCCTTACCATCGTCCAGCAAATGACTGCTGAAGCCCTGGGTGTGGAACCCTCGAGAATTACCGTTTTGCCAACAGATACGGACCAGGTACCAGATAGTGGTCCATCAGTAGCCAGTAGAAATGTTGTGATGACAGGAAACGCGATTCGTGATGCGGCGAGAAAATTACTCCCCATCCTGAAAGAAGCCGCAGCAGAACTCATGCAATGCGATTTGAAGGAGATTGGTATTGAGAATGGTCTGGTAAGCAATGTCAGGAATAAAGAGATCTTAAGTTTTTCAGAACTTACTAATTATCTCTATTTGTCCAACCGCCCTATGGATGTGTTGGGCTGGTGGCACGTGCCTGAACTCGAATACGATCCAGCTATGGGAGTCGGTGAAGCTTATTTTACATATTCTTACGCTACACAGATAGCCCGAGTAAAAGTGGATACCCTGACTGGAGTGGTGAAAGTGGTTAAGATCTGGGCTTCCCATGATGTGGGAAGAGCCATTAATCCAGCTGGTCTGGAAGCTCAAATCGAAGGTGGGACCGTCCAGGGAATTGGTTGGGCACTCACAGAGGATTTCATAGTTGATGAGGGGCGGGTGCTCACTGATAACCTCACGACCTATCTCCTGCCAACAGCTATGGATGTAGGTGAAATCGAATCAATTCTGGTTGAAGCCCCTGAACCTGAGGGCCCCTGGGGCGCCAAAGGTATTGGGGAACCCGCCATCATTCCAACAGCCGCAGCCATCGCCAATGCAGTGAGTAATGCCCTGGGGAAATCAGTTACTCACATTCCAATAAAACCAGAGTACATTTTAGAAATGGTAGGTGATTGA
- a CDS encoding four helix bundle protein has translation MVEENQDYQIMDETVLLDSSISEPKNGYQNQKDFTTLIAWQNAREVKLFFYKKVIPLLPASEKYALSSQIQRAAVSITANISEGYGRFHYKESVQFYRIARGSLYELKDHLITSLDLEYVDKNIAVEGFTLIEKTKISLNGFINLIRSKYEKR, from the coding sequence GTGGTAGAAGAGAATCAAGATTACCAAATTATGGATGAAACAGTTTTGCTTGATAGTTCTATCTCTGAACCAAAGAATGGATATCAGAACCAGAAAGATTTTACTACACTTATTGCATGGCAAAATGCTCGAGAGGTAAAATTGTTTTTCTATAAGAAAGTGATTCCCCTACTCCCAGCTTCAGAAAAATATGCCCTTAGCAGCCAAATCCAACGAGCCGCAGTCAGTATTACTGCTAATATTTCTGAGGGATATGGCAGATTTCATTATAAAGAAAGTGTACAATTTTATAGAATTGCCCGAGGCTCATTGTATGAGCTAAAAGACCATCTCATCACCAGTCTAGATTTGGAATATGTTGATAAAAATATTGCGGTAGAGGGGTTCACACTCATAGAAAAAACAAAGATAAGTCTAAATGGTTTTATTAATCTTATCCGATCAAAATATGAGAAGCGATAG
- a CDS encoding helix-turn-helix domain-containing protein produces the protein MKLKQEKIIFPVRSAFKAIKYSVPYFDMSFHHHPEFELVYIVSGTGTRNIGASVHRYKAGDMVFIGPDLAHVWMSPKVYFTEDSTHIVESIVVQFSKDLLTSMLDIPEFLQIKTLLERAHLGIKVGQKAVAEIAELLEALLTHKGVDRILELIKILDLLSRDNQQVLLNTPDILPISSKSGGRINAVHQFVLSCSDQNISSRDAARLANMDHASFCRLFKSKTQKTFTEFLNETRIDQACQQLLRRQKTVTSIAYDCGYKNLGHFYKQFKRIMAMTPQEYVRDSEN, from the coding sequence TTGAAGTTAAAACAAGAGAAAATCATCTTTCCTGTAAGAAGTGCTTTTAAGGCTATTAAGTACTCTGTCCCATATTTCGACATGTCATTTCATCATCATCCTGAATTTGAACTTGTGTATATCGTTAGCGGTACTGGTACGCGAAACATTGGAGCGTCTGTTCATCGATACAAAGCTGGTGACATGGTGTTTATTGGACCTGATCTGGCTCATGTCTGGATGAGTCCCAAGGTATACTTCACTGAGGATTCCACTCATATTGTTGAATCCATCGTGGTTCAATTTTCTAAAGACCTTCTAACATCAATGCTTGATATTCCAGAATTTCTCCAGATCAAAACACTGTTGGAAAGAGCGCATCTTGGGATCAAGGTCGGCCAGAAGGCTGTGGCAGAAATTGCAGAACTCCTGGAGGCATTATTAACTCATAAGGGAGTTGATCGGATACTGGAGCTAATAAAAATTCTGGATTTATTGTCCAGAGACAATCAACAAGTTTTACTAAACACGCCAGATATTCTTCCAATTTCAAGCAAGTCAGGTGGACGGATTAATGCAGTGCATCAGTTTGTTCTTTCCTGTTCAGATCAGAATATAAGTAGTCGGGATGCAGCCCGCCTGGCGAACATGGACCATGCTTCCTTTTGCCGATTATTCAAATCCAAAACTCAAAAGACCTTTACTGAATTTCTGAACGAAACTCGAATTGATCAGGCCTGTCAGCAGTTACTTAGACGACAAAAAACGGTTACCAGCATTGCCTACGACTGTGGATATAAAAATCTTGGGCATTTTTATAAACAGTTCAAGAGAATTATGGCTATGACACCGCAAGAGTATGTTCGGGATTCAGAGAATTGA
- a CDS encoding radical SAM protein has translation MLSRLPIGMFAKALAPRLKYLPVVTRAAWRKHLHVQGDLKAGNGFARRPPYQISLRITNRCNQRCAICGQFGDTGYMNEGEGDYLLSELKFEHYKKVVDDTSHYKPIFYITGGEALLYKDLFRLTAYIKEKGCYVYVITNGASLERNARQIVEQKWDMLTCSFDGPEAIHDKARGVPGTFKKTARGIKLLLEERGRKPDPYFLLSSTVSETNQDHLSEMFDTAAELGPDGLILYLSWFTTQEIGEKHASILKTEMDVDANTWKSYIGQNTRINAPGVKASLEKIAKKKYPFGWFPVPFIKPDQLIPYYEEPENFLGYGPCVAPYLMIDIMPNGDVVTCRDYIDVKVGNIQETPILELWNNDRFREFRTLLNKEGGTLPQCSRCCGLMGF, from the coding sequence ATGTTAAGTCGCCTCCCCATTGGAATGTTCGCCAAAGCATTGGCACCCAGATTAAAATACCTACCTGTTGTTACTCGTGCTGCCTGGCGTAAACACCTCCATGTTCAAGGTGACCTGAAAGCCGGAAACGGATTTGCCCGAAGACCTCCTTATCAAATCAGTTTGCGCATCACCAATCGTTGTAATCAGCGCTGTGCCATTTGCGGACAATTTGGTGATACTGGATATATGAATGAGGGTGAGGGTGACTATCTGCTTTCGGAGCTGAAATTTGAACATTATAAAAAAGTGGTTGATGACACATCTCACTATAAACCAATTTTCTATATCACAGGAGGGGAAGCCCTTTTATATAAGGATCTGTTCAGGCTTACAGCATATATCAAAGAAAAGGGCTGCTACGTCTATGTGATCACCAATGGCGCCTCTCTTGAACGCAATGCCAGGCAGATTGTTGAACAGAAATGGGATATGCTCACCTGTTCTTTTGACGGACCAGAGGCGATTCATGATAAAGCCCGCGGCGTTCCAGGAACCTTTAAGAAAACAGCTCGTGGAATAAAATTGCTGCTTGAAGAACGGGGGCGAAAACCCGACCCCTATTTTTTGCTTTCCTCTACCGTGTCTGAGACCAATCAAGATCATCTATCAGAAATGTTTGATACAGCCGCTGAGCTTGGTCCCGATGGCCTCATTTTATATCTCTCCTGGTTCACCACCCAGGAAATTGGTGAGAAACACGCCAGTATTCTTAAAACAGAAATGGATGTAGATGCTAATACCTGGAAATCCTATATCGGACAAAACACCAGGATTAATGCGCCAGGGGTGAAAGCAAGCCTGGAGAAAATTGCTAAAAAGAAATATCCCTTTGGCTGGTTTCCCGTACCCTTTATTAAACCTGACCAGCTTATTCCTTACTATGAGGAGCCTGAAAACTTCCTGGGTTATGGTCCCTGCGTTGCTCCCTACTTGATGATTGATATCATGCCAAACGGAGATGTTGTGACCTGCCGAGATTATATTGATGTAAAAGTGGGTAACATTCAGGAAACCCCCATACTCGAGTTGTGGAACAATGACCGTTTTCGTGAATTCAGAACCCTTCTGAATAAAGAAGGGGGAACCCTGCCTCAGTGCAGCCGCTGTTGTGGTTTAATGGGGTTTTAA
- a CDS encoding amidohydrolase family protein, which translates to MGQLLLHNLRIIDPFGEREFLEHASILIEDEVIKFVGRGFSHVGFEGQILDMEGKTVLPGIINAHTHLYSTLALGMPPPQKTPKNFVEHLEEVWWKLDRGLDKASTRASFEAGLMDCIQNGTTTIIDHHASPNLVEGSLDILADLAESFGLNISLCFECSDRNGESNFKDELIENIRAMKKYATNPHVSPRLGLHASFTLSDESLELVSKHLQKFPECGIHIHVAEDLADEKDAQARGYRSVIQRLDDFNLLSNQSLIIHGIFMSREDRHILLKHGCKLIHNPSSNANNQVGVLETEIIESMTPGLGTDGMQNNMLKEAKEGTLIRSATESPAVDYLELLFHNNPDIAVKIFEKLIGHIEEEAQADLVFYDYKPRTDLNADNFGSHLLFGFGKPSDVMTRGEFRMRNKHLVGIDESRIRENARKQSKRLWSAMKAL; encoded by the coding sequence ATGGGACAACTCTTACTGCATAATTTGCGCATTATCGATCCATTTGGTGAAAGAGAGTTTCTGGAGCATGCTTCCATTCTCATTGAAGATGAAGTCATCAAATTTGTAGGACGCGGCTTCTCACATGTTGGCTTTGAGGGGCAAATTTTGGACATGGAGGGCAAAACGGTCCTGCCTGGAATTATCAACGCCCATACCCATCTTTACTCAACTTTGGCCCTGGGAATGCCACCACCCCAGAAAACCCCAAAAAACTTTGTTGAACATCTCGAAGAAGTCTGGTGGAAACTTGACCGAGGACTGGACAAAGCTTCTACCCGGGCCTCCTTTGAAGCAGGACTGATGGACTGTATTCAGAATGGTACAACCACCATCATTGATCATCATGCAAGTCCTAACCTGGTTGAGGGATCGCTGGATATCCTGGCTGATCTGGCGGAGTCATTCGGGCTTAACATCAGTCTTTGTTTTGAATGTTCGGACAGAAATGGCGAGTCCAACTTTAAGGATGAGTTGATAGAAAACATCCGCGCAATGAAGAAATATGCCACCAACCCTCATGTCTCTCCACGGCTCGGGCTTCATGCTTCATTCACATTGTCAGATGAGTCTTTGGAGCTGGTTAGCAAACACTTGCAAAAATTCCCTGAATGCGGCATTCACATACATGTCGCCGAAGATCTGGCGGATGAAAAAGACGCCCAGGCCAGGGGATATCGTTCAGTTATTCAGCGTCTGGATGATTTTAATCTCTTATCCAATCAATCCCTGATTATTCATGGTATCTTTATGTCTCGTGAAGATCGCCATATCTTATTGAAACATGGCTGCAAGCTGATTCACAATCCTTCGTCCAACGCTAACAATCAAGTCGGTGTTCTGGAGACGGAGATCATTGAATCGATGACTCCTGGATTGGGTACTGATGGCATGCAAAACAATATGCTAAAAGAAGCCAAGGAAGGTACACTCATCCGTTCAGCCACCGAGAGCCCGGCGGTAGATTATCTAGAACTTCTTTTTCACAACAATCCCGATATTGCCGTGAAAATTTTCGAAAAACTTATAGGTCACATTGAAGAAGAAGCGCAGGCTGACCTGGTCTTTTATGATTATAAACCCCGTACTGATTTAAACGCTGACAATTTTGGCAGTCATCTTCTCTTTGGATTTGGAAAACCCAGTGATGTCATGACTCGAGGTGAATTCCGGATGCGAAATAAACACCTGGTCGGCATTGATGAATCCCGGATTCGCGAAAATGCCCGCAAACAGAGCAAACGCCTCTGGTCCGCAATGAAGGCACTGTAA
- a CDS encoding alpha-hydroxy-acid oxidizing protein — protein sequence MNKIAIAAWDKLEPLVPVYAMLANVDLVITRFQDKDEVSVLYGRCHHRGALLADGHIQGDDLICGLHNWDYNYKSGVSAYNNEEKLHKFTAWVEDGQVWVDEDEIKAWEIQNPQPYNRDAYQGLYQDVHGAPEEPHAQYIQHLAEKGLSETGHHGRVDAMGVPRQELPSWDDIQLLTAQLHKVPLLDETQVGTQVIIGPNAKKPLVLDRPLFVSDMSFGALSEEAKVSLAKGAELAGTGICSGEGGMLPDEQAANSRYLYELASARFGYSMDKVQKCQAFHFKCGQGAKTGTGGHLPGNKVKGKIAEVRGLAEGEPAISPPRFPDWEDLEDYKQFAGEVREATGGIPIGVKLSAQHIEKDIQAALDIGVDYIILDGRGGGTGAAPLIFRDNISVPTIPALARARRYLDQQGRQDISLVITGGLRLPADFIKALALGADAIAVSNSAIQAIGCLGMRACHTNNCPVGIATQKPELRARIKIEKGAQQLNNFFRASTELMQVMARACGHTHLNQFNHTDLTTWKREMADLSGVTYGGILHE from the coding sequence ATGAATAAAATCGCCATCGCTGCATGGGATAAACTTGAACCACTGGTGCCAGTCTATGCCATGCTTGCCAATGTTGATCTGGTTATCACCAGATTTCAAGATAAAGATGAGGTCTCAGTTCTCTATGGGAGGTGTCACCACAGGGGCGCTTTGCTGGCAGATGGACATATTCAGGGGGATGACCTCATCTGTGGCTTGCATAATTGGGATTACAATTATAAGTCAGGGGTTAGTGCCTACAATAATGAAGAAAAACTTCATAAATTTACAGCATGGGTTGAGGATGGGCAAGTCTGGGTAGATGAAGATGAGATTAAAGCCTGGGAAATCCAAAATCCTCAGCCCTATAACCGAGATGCGTATCAGGGGCTATATCAGGACGTTCACGGTGCTCCAGAAGAACCACATGCCCAATACATTCAACATTTGGCCGAAAAAGGACTCAGTGAAACAGGGCATCATGGGCGCGTTGACGCCATGGGTGTTCCCAGACAGGAGCTACCCAGCTGGGATGATATTCAATTGTTGACAGCTCAACTGCATAAAGTACCCCTTTTGGATGAGACCCAAGTTGGAACCCAGGTAATTATTGGTCCAAATGCAAAGAAACCACTGGTTCTGGACCGACCTCTTTTCGTCTCAGATATGAGTTTTGGCGCCCTCTCTGAAGAAGCCAAAGTTTCCCTGGCAAAAGGCGCCGAACTGGCAGGAACCGGCATCTGCTCAGGTGAAGGCGGCATGCTTCCCGATGAACAGGCAGCCAATAGCCGTTATCTCTACGAATTGGCTTCAGCTCGATTTGGCTACTCCATGGATAAGGTCCAAAAATGTCAGGCCTTTCATTTTAAGTGCGGCCAGGGCGCAAAAACGGGAACAGGTGGTCACCTCCCAGGGAACAAGGTTAAAGGTAAAATCGCTGAAGTCCGTGGCCTGGCTGAGGGAGAACCAGCCATTTCACCACCTCGATTTCCAGATTGGGAAGACTTGGAAGATTATAAACAGTTTGCTGGGGAGGTCAGAGAAGCTACCGGTGGAATCCCCATTGGTGTAAAACTTTCAGCCCAGCATATTGAAAAGGACATTCAGGCAGCTCTGGATATTGGCGTTGACTACATCATTCTGGATGGTAGAGGCGGAGGAACCGGTGCAGCACCGCTCATATTCAGAGACAATATATCTGTACCAACCATACCAGCTCTCGCTCGTGCTCGCCGTTATCTGGATCAGCAGGGTCGTCAGGATATTTCACTGGTTATCACAGGAGGACTTCGATTACCAGCAGATTTTATTAAAGCCTTGGCTTTGGGTGCTGATGCCATAGCAGTTTCCAACTCTGCTATCCAGGCCATTGGGTGTCTCGGAATGCGCGCTTGCCACACCAACAATTGCCCCGTGGGGATCGCCACTCAGAAACCTGAATTGAGAGCACGCATTAAAATTGAAAAAGGAGCCCAACAGCTGAACAACTTTTTCAGAGCGTCTACTGAGTTAATGCAAGTCATGGCAAGAGCCTGTGGACACACTCATTTAAATCAATTTAATCATACTGATCTCACCACCTGGAAACGCGAGATGGCAGACCTCAGTGGCGTAACTTATGGAGGAATATTACATGAGTAA
- a CDS encoding GNAT family N-acetyltransferase, protein MITLEIFGTSDIQRLIDWIPDSDFLLQWAGPEYVFPLDEAQLNRTLKKTRGAHPSHFMFKAMLNSVTVGHVEIMAVDYVEKRGVLARILIGPKNHRGKGWGKSMIQSALNFAFNDLALDNLDLGVFKFNKTAVHCYKQLGFEPYITIPNLENDKWTLLRMNLNRITWQRAAKGN, encoded by the coding sequence ATGATTACATTGGAAATATTTGGAACAAGCGATATCCAGAGACTGATTGACTGGATACCAGATTCTGATTTTTTATTGCAATGGGCCGGCCCGGAGTATGTTTTTCCCCTGGATGAAGCGCAACTTAATCGTACTCTCAAAAAAACCAGAGGCGCTCATCCTTCCCATTTCATGTTCAAAGCGATGTTAAACAGCGTCACAGTTGGTCATGTTGAAATCATGGCTGTGGATTATGTTGAGAAGCGTGGCGTACTTGCCAGAATACTTATTGGTCCCAAAAATCATCGAGGTAAGGGCTGGGGCAAATCAATGATTCAGTCAGCCCTGAATTTTGCATTCAATGATCTGGCACTGGACAATCTTGATCTTGGTGTATTCAAGTTTAACAAAACAGCCGTGCATTGCTACAAGCAGCTTGGATTCGAGCCATACATAACCATTCCAAATTTGGAAAATGATAAATGGACGCTTCTGAGAATGAATTTGAACCGGATTACCTGGCAAAGAGCGGCCAAAGGAAATTGA
- a CDS encoding cobalamin-dependent protein (Presence of a B(12) (cobalamin)-binding domain implies dependence on cobalamin itself, in one of its several forms, or in some unusual lineages, dependence on a cobalamin-like analog.) gives MDNILARLGHMVAVGKINKNTPRPADMIGMDGADELAAQAVKLGIAPNEILNKGLLLGMSVIGEKFSRGEAFIANMLISAQAMNAAMEHLRPFFESGEIKSTGTLVLGTVRGDLHDIGKNLVKMILKGDGWDVIDLGTDVSADEFVTAVDANPQALVGLSALLTTTMLNMEEVIMALKNRNPKTRVFIGGAPVSQMFSEEIGADGYFRDPHSFARSLRTR, from the coding sequence ATGGACAATATTTTGGCTCGATTAGGTCATATGGTTGCAGTTGGAAAAATTAACAAAAATACACCTCGGCCTGCGGATATGATTGGAATGGATGGTGCCGATGAACTTGCTGCCCAGGCAGTTAAACTCGGTATTGCTCCCAATGAGATTTTGAACAAAGGTCTTTTACTGGGGATGAGTGTTATTGGGGAAAAGTTTTCCAGGGGTGAAGCCTTTATCGCCAACATGCTCATTTCTGCTCAGGCTATGAATGCGGCTATGGAACATCTACGCCCATTCTTTGAATCTGGAGAGATAAAGTCAACGGGTACCCTCGTTCTGGGAACCGTCAGGGGCGACCTCCATGATATAGGTAAAAATTTAGTCAAAATGATCCTGAAAGGAGATGGCTGGGATGTTATCGATCTGGGGACAGATGTCAGCGCTGACGAATTTGTAACAGCAGTTGATGCGAATCCTCAGGCGTTGGTGGGGCTGAGTGCATTGCTGACTACCACCATGCTAAATATGGAGGAGGTGATTATGGCTCTAAAGAACAGAAATCCAAAGACACGGGTGTTCATTGGAGGAGCTCCAGTCTCACAGATGTTCTCAGAAGAAATTGGTGCCGATGGCTACTTTCGGGATCCACACAGTTTTGCCCGGTCTCTCCGCACCCGATAA
- the ade gene encoding adenine deaminase, translated as MTYNSFSLSGSIVDVLNQRVFSGTIHIENGRIKSVIEEAVIETHHILPGLIDAHIHIESSMLVPTEFARAAVIHGTVATVSDPHEIANVLGMRGVEFMLDNAGQTPFKFHFSAPSCVPATPYETAGAELSASEIESLLARQDIVSLSEMMNVPGVLNDAADVTEKLKLARVAGKVVDGHAPRLRGAAVKKYVESGISTDHECFSLEEALEKLSLGMKVQIREGSAARNLDDLMSLLNEHYKECMLCSDDKHPDDLAEGHINEMVRRAIAAGIDPLKVLWSATVTPIKTYGLGVGLLQTNDPADLIIVDNLTDFNVLSTYIDGNLVAEQGATRLVSQPVIAVNRFEAERQKPAAFKIKTSLSDVPVIEVIDGQLVTNKYMWQPELDSDGFIKTNLDEDILKIAVLNRYSISQPAVALIRNFGLKEGAIASSVAHDSHNIVAVGASDESLARAINLIIENKGGISAVTNTHEHILPLPVAGIMSDNDAFAIGKQYGKMDDLAKKMGSQLSAPYMTLSFMALLVIPDIKLSDKGLFDGESFQFMDVFENGSG; from the coding sequence ATGACATATAACTCCTTTTCCCTCTCTGGAAGCATTGTTGATGTTTTAAATCAACGTGTTTTTTCCGGTACTATCCATATTGAAAACGGCAGAATTAAGTCTGTAATTGAAGAAGCCGTTATCGAAACCCATCATATCCTACCAGGGCTCATTGATGCCCACATTCATATTGAAAGTTCCATGTTGGTTCCAACTGAGTTTGCCCGTGCTGCCGTTATTCATGGAACAGTTGCCACCGTTTCTGATCCCCACGAAATTGCCAATGTTCTGGGTATGAGAGGTGTGGAATTTATGCTGGACAACGCAGGTCAAACACCCTTCAAATTCCATTTCAGCGCACCATCCTGTGTGCCGGCTACCCCTTATGAAACCGCCGGCGCTGAGTTGTCCGCATCGGAGATAGAATCTCTTTTAGCAAGACAAGATATTGTCAGTCTCTCAGAAATGATGAACGTGCCCGGCGTCCTGAATGATGCCGCAGATGTGACCGAAAAATTGAAACTCGCCAGGGTTGCCGGGAAAGTTGTTGACGGTCATGCACCAAGATTACGGGGCGCGGCAGTTAAAAAGTATGTGGAATCAGGAATTAGCACTGATCATGAATGTTTCAGCCTGGAAGAAGCCCTGGAGAAACTGTCGCTGGGGATGAAGGTGCAGATTCGTGAGGGTTCTGCTGCGCGCAATCTTGATGATTTGATGTCCCTCCTCAATGAACATTATAAAGAATGTATGCTGTGCAGCGATGATAAACACCCTGATGACCTTGCTGAAGGACATATTAATGAGATGGTCAGACGCGCCATCGCAGCCGGAATAGACCCCCTGAAAGTGTTGTGGAGTGCTACAGTTACACCAATCAAAACCTATGGTCTTGGTGTAGGACTATTACAAACAAATGACCCGGCTGATCTAATCATTGTAGATAATCTGACCGACTTTAATGTTCTCAGCACATATATAGATGGAAATCTCGTCGCAGAACAGGGTGCCACAAGGCTTGTATCTCAGCCAGTTATCGCCGTGAATCGCTTTGAAGCAGAACGTCAAAAACCTGCAGCTTTTAAAATCAAAACAAGTCTCTCTGATGTACCAGTGATTGAGGTTATCGATGGCCAGCTCGTAACCAATAAGTATATGTGGCAACCAGAGTTGGATTCAGACGGATTTATCAAGACGAACCTGGATGAAGATATCTTGAAAATCGCTGTTTTGAATCGCTATTCGATTTCCCAACCTGCTGTGGCATTAATTCGAAATTTTGGACTAAAAGAAGGTGCCATCGCGTCCTCCGTTGCCCACGATTCACATAATATTGTAGCAGTGGGTGCTTCAGATGAAAGCCTGGCGAGGGCCATTAATTTGATTATTGAGAACAAAGGTGGCATTTCAGCGGTTACCAACACCCATGAACACATCCTGCCTTTGCCTGTTGCTGGGATCATGTCTGACAATGATGCTTTTGCGATTGGGAAACAGTATGGGAAGATGGATGATCTGGCTAAAAAGATGGGCTCACAACTCAGTGCACCTTACATGACATTATCCTTTATGGCACTTCTGGTTATCCCGGATATCAAGCTCAGCGATAAAGGTCTTTTTGATGGGGAAAGCTTTCAATTTATGGATGTCTTTGAGAATGGGTCTGGGTAG